From Toxorhynchites rutilus septentrionalis strain SRP chromosome 2, ASM2978413v1, whole genome shotgun sequence, a single genomic window includes:
- the LOC129771641 gene encoding uncharacterized protein LOC129771641, with translation MQRAAFTSKIPTGSLVPKRSLANREPGVHGESNGKRSVIKPILKPNQMQQWNERMIEDETPPPLVPSEVILVDDDEDLFDWEPLDATEMEMAVFQRMKIERDLRKAQAENIKLRQENQRLKATKGVSFLNRCRFESLLLMIGEIAESILCYGFWLLL, from the exons ATGCAGCGAGCGGCATTCACGTCCAAGATTCCCACCGGGTCGTTAGTCCCAAAACGCTCTTTGGCCAACCGGGAACCCGGAGTGCATGGAGAATCGAATGGAAAACGCTCCGTCATCAAG CCAATTTTAAAGCCAAACCAGATGCAGCAGTGGAACGAGCGAATGATTGAAGATGAAACGCCTCCACCTCTGGTTCCCAGTGAAGTAATTCTCGTTGATGATGACGAGGATTTGTTCGACTGGGAGCCATTGGATGCAACGGAGATGGAGATGGCGGTGTTCCAGAGAATGAAGATTGAGAGAGATCTTCGGAAGGCGCAAGCAGAGAATATCAAACTGCGGCAGGAAAATCAACGACTGAAAGCAACAAAAGGGGTAAGTTTTCTCAATCGTTGTCGTTTTGAATCCTTACTATTAATGATAGGCGAGATAGCGGAATCAATTTTATGTTATGGTTTTTGGTTATTGTTGTGA
- the LOC129771643 gene encoding uncharacterized protein LOC129771643 — MQRAAFTSKIPTGSLVPKRSLANREPGVHGESNGKRSVIKPILKPNQMQQWNERMIEDETPPPLVPSEVILVDDDEDLFDWEPLDATEMEMAVFQRMKFERDLRKAQAENIKLRQENQRLKATKGVSFLNRCRFESLLLMIGEIAESILCYGFWLLL, encoded by the exons ATGCAGCGAGCGGCATTCACGTCCAAGATTCCCACCGGGTCGTTAGTCCCAAAACGCTCTTTGGCCAACCGGGAACCCGGAGTGCATGGAGAATCGAATGGAAAACGCTCCGTCATCAAG CCAATTTTAAAGCCAAACCAGATGCAGCAGTGGAACGAGCGAATGATTGAAGATGAAACGCCTCCACCTCTGGTTCCCAGTGAAGTAATTCTCGTTGATGATGACGAGGATTTGTTCGACTGGGAGCCATTGGATGCAACGGAGATGGAGATGGCGGTGTTCCAGAGAATGAAGTTTGAGAGAGATCTTCGGAAGGCGCAAGCAGAGAATATCAAACTGCGGCAGGAAAATCAACGACTGAAAGCGACAAAAGGGGTAAGTTTTCTCAATCGTTGTCGTTTTGAATCCTTACTATTAATGATAGGCGAGATAGCGGAATCAATTTTATGTTATGGTTTTTGGTTATTGTTGTGA